From the Francisella frigiditurris genome, one window contains:
- the recO gene encoding DNA repair protein RecO produces the protein MKGELYDFYILHQKKYKENSILVSLFTLEFGKLSAIIRVNKKQQNLYQPITKLRGEISFSKKGDGLNKVFNIEFVESNYKSSYIILLSIQYVNELMYLLLSYSHEEEALFRKYDFLIKNINEINYKYLLRMFELELLNALGQAICIEEDIAGEKISQNMFYEIIPLTGFKLMVEKDTSKISGKSIKKIYDSMLVWDEEDLVYISRITRISINACLDKRELKSRKLLLDYLRLKES, from the coding sequence ATGAAAGGTGAACTTTATGATTTTTATATCTTGCATCAGAAAAAATATAAGGAAAATTCTATTCTAGTATCTTTATTCACTTTAGAGTTTGGAAAGCTATCAGCAATTATTAGAGTAAATAAAAAACAACAAAATCTATATCAACCAATTACAAAGCTTAGAGGAGAAATAAGTTTCAGTAAAAAAGGAGATGGCTTAAATAAAGTATTTAATATAGAGTTTGTCGAGTCTAACTATAAGAGTTCTTATATTATTTTGCTATCTATACAGTATGTCAATGAGCTAATGTATTTATTGTTAAGCTATTCTCATGAAGAGGAAGCTTTATTTAGAAAATATGATTTCTTAATAAAAAATATAAATGAAATTAATTATAAATATCTATTAAGAATGTTTGAGTTAGAATTATTAAATGCATTAGGTCAGGCGATTTGTATTGAAGAAGATATTGCTGGTGAAAAGATAAGTCAAAATATGTTTTATGAAATTATTCCTTTAACAGGCTTTAAACTAATGGTTGAAAAAGACACTTCAAAAATATCTGGAAAATCTATAAAGAAGATTTATGATTCAATGCTAGTTTGGGATGAAGAAGACTTAGTTTATATTAGTAGAATCACTAGAATAAGTATAAATGCATGCTTAGACAAAAGAGAATTAAAAAGTAGAAAGCTTTTACTTGATTATTTGAGATTAAAAGAGAGTTAG
- a CDS encoding DedA family protein — protein MDLFTVLLDIILHLDKHISTYINLLGNWSYVLLFIVIFCETGLVVTPFLPGDSLLFAIGLTAAATTLNVHLIAPLLVIAAILGDSCNYFIGRYIGKRIFKPDAKILKTKHLDKTQAFFNKYGGRAIILARFMPLIRTFMPFVAGMSRMNYPKFVALGVIAAIIWVYSVTYTAFIFSNNDFVRHNFGLFIMIIIVVSLIPAAISILKALIAYIKDRK, from the coding sequence ATGGATCTATTTACAGTACTTTTAGATATAATTTTACACCTTGATAAACACATAAGCACTTATATTAATTTACTTGGTAACTGGTCTTATGTTTTATTATTTATTGTTATATTTTGTGAAACTGGTCTTGTAGTTACACCCTTCTTACCTGGTGATTCTTTACTTTTTGCTATTGGGCTAACAGCAGCAGCTACTACATTAAATGTACATCTAATTGCACCTTTACTTGTTATAGCAGCAATTCTTGGGGACTCATGTAACTATTTTATTGGAAGGTATATTGGTAAAAGAATATTTAAACCTGATGCTAAAATTCTAAAAACAAAGCATTTAGATAAAACACAAGCGTTCTTTAACAAATATGGCGGAAGAGCTATTATATTAGCAAGATTTATGCCATTAATTAGAACATTTATGCCATTTGTAGCTGGTATGAGTAGAATGAATTACCCTAAATTTGTAGCTTTAGGTGTTATTGCTGCTATCATTTGGGTTTACTCAGTAACTTATACTGCCTTTATTTTTAGTAACAATGATTTTGTAAGACATAACTTTGGTTTATTTATTATGATAATTATTGTTGTTTCTTTAATACCTGCGGCTATTTCTATTTTAAAAGCACTTATAGCATATATAAAAGACCGTAAATAA
- a CDS encoding cysteine desulfurase family protein: MKNIYFDYAATTPLSEKVKEEMVNNILSNIDFGNSGSVTHEFGELANKNIESARKIIADTLGVLPREIIFTSGATESNNLAIKGVLESYQNRGNHIITSKIEHKAVLEVCQYLETRGCYVTYLEVDNKGNISLDDLENAITEQTVLISLMAVNNELGVKNDLAKIGKIAKRNNILFHVDAAQGYGKIDINIKEMNINLLSVSGHKIYGPKGIGFLYVSSKSPKVKLQKQIHGGAQEFSKRAGTLANHQILGLSIAAEEIFINKQENTDHIRNLRDVFLKELNKEHYIKINTDLNNSYEGILNITFELIKGETLLAMLNEFALSMGSACTSSSIEPSHVLTAIGLTAEEADSSLRVSFGTMTTVDDVKSLAKVINHKVKLLRSLLPNKDYADV, encoded by the coding sequence ATGAAGAATATTTATTTTGACTATGCTGCTACAACACCTCTTTCTGAAAAAGTAAAGGAGGAAATGGTTAATAATATTCTTTCAAATATTGATTTTGGTAATTCTGGCTCAGTAACACATGAATTTGGTGAATTAGCTAATAAGAATATAGAATCTGCTCGTAAAATAATTGCGGATACTCTAGGAGTTTTACCAAGAGAGATAATATTTACATCGGGAGCGACTGAATCTAACAATTTGGCTATCAAGGGAGTATTAGAAAGTTATCAGAATAGAGGTAATCATATAATTACTTCAAAAATAGAACATAAAGCCGTTTTAGAAGTTTGTCAGTATTTAGAGACTAGAGGATGTTATGTTACTTATTTAGAGGTTGATAATAAAGGTAATATAAGTTTAGATGATTTAGAAAATGCAATAACTGAACAAACGGTATTGATTAGTTTAATGGCTGTTAATAATGAGCTAGGTGTTAAAAATGATTTAGCTAAAATTGGCAAGATTGCGAAAAGAAATAATATTTTATTTCATGTTGATGCTGCTCAAGGATATGGAAAAATAGATATAAATATTAAAGAGATGAATATTAATTTGCTATCTGTATCAGGACATAAAATATATGGACCAAAGGGCATAGGTTTTTTATATGTAAGCTCTAAGTCACCTAAAGTAAAATTACAAAAACAAATTCATGGCGGAGCTCAAGAATTTTCAAAAAGAGCAGGTACTTTAGCAAATCATCAGATTCTGGGCTTAAGTATCGCGGCTGAAGAAATTTTCATAAATAAACAAGAAAATACAGATCACATAAGAAATCTTAGAGATGTTTTTCTTAAAGAATTAAATAAAGAGCACTATATAAAGATAAATACAGATTTAAATAATAGTTATGAGGGAATACTTAATATAACTTTTGAGTTAATTAAAGGAGAAACTTTATTGGCGATGTTAAATGAATTTGCTTTATCTATGGGCTCTGCATGCACTTCAAGTTCAATAGAGCCATCTCATGTTCTTACAGCTATTGGCTTAACAGCTGAAGAAGCTGACTCTAGTTTAAGAGTTTCTTTTGGAACTATGACAACAGTTGATGATGTAAAAAGCTTAGCTAAAGTGATTAATCATAAAGTTAAACTTTTAAGGTCTTTATTGCCAAATAAGGACTATGCTGATGTATAA